DNA sequence from the Malus sylvestris chromosome 10, drMalSylv7.2, whole genome shotgun sequence genome:
AATGAGCTAAATAAAGCATAAAAAGAATAAATGACTAAACGAGTGTATTTTTAGAACTATGCTTTCGTGACAAAAACTAGTAATCTATTTCATCAATAAATGAAAAAAGGGTTTGGATTCgggtttttcttcttctcctctttCTATATTATTTGTTTGGTTATAGTTTCTCCATTTACGCAGGATGTTTCTTATTACTTGATTCTAGTCTTTCGTCGTCCTGGCCCCAGATACTTATTGCTCGAGTGAAATCTCTATGCTCCTGGCAGCAGTCATCTCATGATTTCTGGTCTTGTGTTCCTTTTCTTCAGGGAAGTACACGAAGAAGCAAATCAAGCGAGAGAGAAGGCATCTGAGCTCAAACTGCGCAGGGAAGAGCAAGCAGCTGCTCGTCGTGAGAAGTTAAAACAGGCTTATATACGGAAACAGTTAGAGAGACTTAAAGCAGCATCAAGTAATAAGGAACAGACATGATAAACAGCAGGAGGCAATGACCGCAATAGCCATCACGAATCCTGCTGTTCGCTTCAGGGTTCATTTTTGAAGTAAAGAAACAAGTTCAGCCGATTGACGCTAACCAAGTGGCTCCGTTTGCAGtttcttcatgtttgtattgTCCATGGAGGCACAGAACAATAGCATTTGACATGTATTCCTTGCTTGAGCAATCAAAAAAGTGTATTTATTAGTCTTTTTCCGACGTTTCGTATGTTTGTGAAAATTATTGGTTGGAGTCGAACATTTAATATGATCGTGTAAGAAAttgcaaaattacaaaaaacagaAGTTAATAGTAAAATGTCAGAAGCGGGATTCGAACCCACACCCTCTTTCGAAAACCAGAACTTGAGTCTGGCGATCGAACCCAAAATGTCAGAAGTGAATTTAGAACACTTGGCCATCCTGACTGATTGTTACGACATTCCAAACTTAGCTATAAGGCAGTGCATTCAAAATAACAATTAaacgaaaggaaaaagaaaagaaagatcgACTCTGCTGGGGATCGAACCCAGAATCTCTGGTTTCGTAGACCAGCGCCTTATCCATTGGGCCACAGAGTCGTTTGTTGGTGCTTGGGGTTTGTTTTCATACTTACGCTTGTACATCATAAAAGCCCAATGTCAAGTATCTTCCAAGGTGGACTTGAAAGATTCGACTCTCCAGCCTCTGGGACAGCATTGTGAGCGAATCATGAATTTTAACGAGAATATAATTGTGGCGGTATCCTGAACTTATCACTCACTGCTATGACACTACTACGTAATTTATTTCTCTGGCTCCTCTCACTCATGTGGGTCTCAATTTTGAAAGGCCCAAGTTCTAATGGGCTTCAATTCTGAAAGGCCCAACTTGGAGAGCAATCCAACGACCTCAAAATATTGAACAATACGTGGACAGCACATGGAGCACAAAGCTCAAACTCTCACATGTATGCCACTAAAATTAATGCAAATATTCCAAGCAATTGTCTGGAAAGAGATTATATTCCCCTAATCTTGCATTTTTAAACACAGCCCACACCACTCCCAAATCATTTTGCTTGCTATTAAAGCAACATAATCCGACACGTGTCGGGCTCCCATTCGCTCAATTCCTTAATCCCCTCCCTATAAAACCCACTTAAGCTTCTTCATTTTCCTCAAACCAAAAACATTAGCACACTTTCTTCTACTTGTGACTTGAGAAGTAGTGTTCAGattcagaagaagaagaaaaaaaaatatggaggtTTGCAAATTGGCCATGGTTTTCACCATCTGCACGATTGTTCTTGTGAGCTTCTCGTCGTTCGGAGCTGCTGAAGATGTTGGTGTTCCTGCACCTGCACCGATGGAGAGCGCGGCGGCCCCTCTAGGTGCTCCTGCTGCTGCACTAGGGGCCATGGCTTCTTTGCTGGCTTTCTTCTTTTAAACTTGTTCATTTATATTCCCCATCTTATTCTTTTCTTGCTTATTTTCTTTTGGAAGTGATGTTCAATATCTTTATTAATAGCTAAATTTGATTTCATGTTGAAAATGTTGTATGCGTAGTTGCGCAgtctgcaagacaaatatcttcgccatttctcatgttttgagaataaccatagtttttatccatgctcTTCGAAGTGAACGCCACATCCTCTGGTGGCGATAATCATAAACGGAGGACGTGGTCACAAGCAAGGTTGATGGAACaggaaaggcaagaaccatggtggtcAGTTTCAAGAATTATTTATAATTTAGTGAAAATTGGAATAGTGCTATTACTCTTGACAACATAGTAATCTGATACGAAATTCAGTGAGTGAAGGATCACCGTTGCTTGATGGAACCGAAAAGATCCTCATACGTACGCTTGGGTGCATCAGGCCGCGAAACTATCTCCACAACCTTGTAGGACGCTTCAGGATTCGCTAATGCCTCTACAGCTACTTCTGCTACCAGATCTCTAGAGATGCTGCCTTCCGAAAGTGTGTCCTATCAAGAGAGATAAAGAGAACAACAATTAGGTTAAAGCAACTCAGGTTTTTGCGCTTAACACGATTAAATGGGGAAAAATTTCACAAAGTGTGACGCGAATTGTGTTACCTCTGGCTCCATTACAAGGTTTCCGGTTGGAGGGTCGTTTTTCAACCCACCGGGCCTTATAATCGTGTAGTTTATACCAGACTTCCTGATATAGTTCTCTGCCTGAAGCTTTGCTATTAAGGTGAGTCCAAAAACATTAAGAAATATGTAAGCCGGGTTGAGAATCTGCCCCATTGCTGCTCCATTGACCAAGATGGAACTCACAAGAATAAACCGGTTCACACCAAGTTTACGGCATGCTTCAACGAGATTCACTGTGCCAAAATTATCAACCTGCACTGAAATCAACCTTTTTTAGACACAAAAGCATGTTCGAATTACGAATGTCCCTTCCATTACAACCTACACTAAAAGTATCCTTTTCTAGACAGCAAAACCTGCACTAAAAGTATGATTTCGTTTCCTAATCAATGACCGGATAAGGGATGTTTCTCCTTCCGTTGATAGCCAGAGGCTAAGCTCCAGGATTTTAAACCATCAGTCATTTGCTAGAGTAAAGCTTAAACAAGAAGCAACCTAAAGATCGAACTTAATCAAACACCAGTCGAAAATCAACAATATAGAAGTAGAAGTGGCGTTAATATTTCAGAGAAACGGACTATTAATCAACATTCAACACCAATACCTTCTACAACTTAATCACCTTCACAGCTTGCAGGTGTAGGGTTCTATACAAAAGGCCTCGatgcaattttttgttttccagGTTTCCCATGTGGGacttttacaaatttttcaagAAGTTGCTCCACTAAGTAATGAACAAAGATGTTAATTGCACAGACAAAAGAATCAAATTGACCTTCCATGGAGCAAACACATCCCATCCAAAGCTAAATCCAGTGGCACAAATCACAGCATCTGAATCATCGCTTATCGCTTCTGCTAACTTAGCAGAACCATCTGTCACATCTGCCTTCACCTGCAAACAAACACAAGAGATTGTTTCATCGAAAACCCAACAAATTAAACAttccccaaaacaaaacaaaacaaacccaaTTGAGTAACCAGCACTTGAAATTCCGAAGAAACTCACAATTTGAAGAGCTGCGTTGTCTGAGGGAAGGCTAGCTTTCGCTTTCTCCAAGTTCCGAACTCCGGCTTTAACTGAGAAACCCTTGGCCAGCAGCTGCTCAACAATCCGTTTACCTGTATTTCCAGTGGCACCAGCCACAAATACTTTCTTCTTCCCAATCACATTGGTTTCAGTTGTCTCTGTAACTTCCTCGGTAATTTCACCCCCTTCCATCTAAATAGAGATTAACATGTTAATAGTTAAAAACTAATATTAACGgcatttgagagagagaaagagacctGGGTGGACTTCAGGATGGGGAAGGACCTGGCGTTGGAGGAAGAGAAGGAAATCAGAGAGAAGGGTTCGGCGGTGGTTGttgcggtggtggtggtgtgggAAAGAGGAGGGAGTAGGTGGTGAGTGCAGAGACGTAGAGGAGGGTTTCTGAGAATGAGAGGCAGAGGAGCTGCCATTTGCTTTATCTTGCTCCCTTTCTTGTCCTCCAAGTCCAACCAACACAGTCCCTCTCCTGTCTTGACTTCCCATTTGCTGTTGTGGGACTGTGGGGTCGGGTGCTTCCACATCATTGTTTTTCTACGAATccggatcctcgccggatcctctttgtgaggattccgagAATTCATCAATTAtgtctgttcatcgtacattgtgtggttagaaattattttaaatatttttatttaaaattaaatacaaacagtacttaataaaaactgactgcacgatatacaatgaacgaatATGTTTCCAAATCCCCAGGATCTTTAccaaaaggatccggagaggatcctgttggtttTTCTACGGCCCTTTCCTATCTTGTTGGGGTTTTTCTTTTGGAggggtttttcttttctttcctaaCTACAATGGTAATAATCATGTTTTCATCactaaattaatatataaaaaattatgagaCGAGAAAGGGAATTCAAATTTGGATGAGATGCTTCGATTGATGTTCATTATATTGTTGAACAATTAGAGAGCAACTTATATAGTACAATATAATGCCTTGTGCTATTATACAACGCCATATGTACAAAGTTTACAAAGATCATTAGTATGGAGAACCATGTCAGCTAATACACCCGTGTCATGTAAATTCTTCTCCAGATTTGTAGTGTCTTTCTATGCTCCTTGCACCAATGCAGTCAGCGTATACATGCAATATAAATTTTCCAATCTTTTccataatttttataaaaaatgtcaTACAAATGACGTAATCAGTATCTCTACCCAAGCTTCTCCCACGCGATAGccaagtttttctttttgtttgagtTTGGTAAGGCATGAATGGGTTACTAAGGACGTGTTTTTTTTCCTGGGCCCTGAGAGGCTAAGCCCATGTTTTCAGTTTCAGTGGTACGATCCGACGTGAGCTTTTAACCACAGTTCTTAAAAATAGACTACGCAAATAACACACATGACATTAATGAAAATCTGCTTCTTAATTCCAGGTCTAAGAACCACAGACAAGAAGACACACGAGGCCAACACCGGAAGTAAATTCAGTATTCACCTCCATCGATACGTGACGGGTCCGATCTGTTGCCAAATTCTGCTCTCCCTGAAATTCAAGACTTGGCTATAATCGTATAAAACTGTCCTGTTTTTTGAAGAACTAAAGCTGGCTAAGTAGCTTGGATGTGAAGCAAATCCGTCTCCGCTGTGAAGCTATAGCAACATACATTACCTTGCATTACAAGTTGCCGGCGATCCTTTACAAACTCTCATGATATTATGAACACTGTTCCACCATCTACCATCACTATGTTTCTCCTTCGGAGTTCCTGAAGATTATCAAGTTCGCTGTTATTATTTACCCTTTTCATGCGCAAAGATACTAGCTCGAAAATTTATGAAGGAAGCAACTAAAAAGTCGATGATTCTAGCACAGATGATTGGTAGATGCTCGTACAGTATGTCTTCCGTGAATTTAACGAAAATTTACCTCTAATACGAAGGTTATCTCTGTCCTTGAGTAAGGAACACTTGCTCCGTCGTTGACAGCATTCTCTAAGGCCTCAACGGATATGCTTTCCGCGCGCTTTACTGTCCGTACTTGATTTAAAACATCAGTAAGTGCTTTTAACCTGTAGGTgcagaaggaaaaaagaaattgaattgGCATTAGAAACAAATGGCTCAGATGTGAATTTAACAAAATAGAAAACAGGAGCACATTGGGTTGGTGATCTATGCAGAACCTTTCGGAAGAGTTATTAGTAGCAGCAGATTCAGTGCGAGGGTCAACATCCATGGGTTCAGTTGTTGAACTAGCACATGAAAAACACAGGAAGAAGTTAAAtgaatgttttgaatttgacCGCACTACCAATACTATAAGTAAGGGAAAAGTGAAGGACTCATAGATTTTAT
Encoded proteins:
- the LOC126585565 gene encoding uncharacterized protein At2g34460, chloroplastic-like isoform X1, giving the protein MMWKHPTPQSHNSKWEVKTGEGLCWLDLEDKKGSKIKQMAAPLPLILRNPPLRLCTHHLLPPLSHTTTTATTTAEPFSLISFSSSNARSFPILKSTQMEGGEITEEVTETTETNVIGKKKVFVAGATGNTGKRIVEQLLAKGFSVKAGVRNLEKAKASLPSDNAALQIVKADVTDGSAKLAEAISDDSDAVICATGFSFGWDVFAPWKVDNFGTVNLVEACRKLGVNRFILVSSILVNGAAMGQILNPAYIFLNVFGLTLIAKLQAENYIRKSGINYTIIRPGGLKNDPPTGNLVMEPEDTLSEGSISRDLVAEVAVEALANPEASYKVVEIVSRPDAPKRTYEDLFGSIKQR
- the LOC126585565 gene encoding uncharacterized protein At2g34460, chloroplastic-like isoform X2, with protein sequence MGSQDRRGTVLVGLGGQEREQDKANGSSSASHSQKPSSTSLHSPPTPSSFPHHHHRNNHRRTLLSDFLLFLQRQMEGGEITEEVTETTETNVIGKKKVFVAGATGNTGKRIVEQLLAKGFSVKAGVRNLEKAKASLPSDNAALQIVKADVTDGSAKLAEAISDDSDAVICATGFSFGWDVFAPWKVDNFGTVNLVEACRKLGVNRFILVSSILVNGAAMGQILNPAYIFLNVFGLTLIAKLQAENYIRKSGINYTIIRPGGLKNDPPTGNLVMEPEDTLSEGSISRDLVAEVAVEALANPEASYKVVEIVSRPDAPKRTYEDLFGSIKQR